Sequence from the Sanguibacter keddieii DSM 10542 genome:
TCTCGCTCACCTTCTTCGCCAAGCACCCCGGTGCGCTGCGCACCCACGAGTCCCGGCTGAAGCCCGGCCGTGCCGGACTCTTCACCGGGGTGGTCTCCGAGTACCGCAACGAGAGGCAGCTCACCCACCCGGACTACCTGCTCCCCGGCGTGGACGTCGAGAACGAGGTCGACGCGCTGCTCGAGGTCAGTCGCCTCATGCCGATCTACCCGGCCACCGCGTCCTTCGCCTCGTGGAAGATCCACAAGTGCGTCCGCCAGGTCCTCGACCCGCTCCACGTCGACGACCTCGCCGACCCCGTCCCGGCGGACGTGCTCGGTCGACGGAACCTCGTGCCGCTGGTGCAGGCCTTCCGGGACATCCACCTGCCGGAGAGCGAGAGCGAGTGGCACCGCGGCCAGAAGCGCCTGCGGTACGAGGAGGCCTTCGTCCTGCAGACCGCCCTCGCCCTGCGACGGTCGGAGGCCGCCGCCCTCGAGGCGACCTCGCGGACCCTCGTCGAGGACGGCCCGTCGATCCTGCGCGACTTCGACGCCGCCCTCCCCTTCACCCTCACCACCGGGCAGCGGGAGGTCGGCGACGAGATCGCGGCCGAGCTCGCGGCCCCCCACCCCATGCAGCGCCTGCTCCAGGGCGAGGTCGGCTCGGGCAAGACCGTCGTCGCGCTGCGGGCCATGCTCCAGGTCGTCGACGCCGGAGGGCAGGCCGCACTCCTGGCACCGACCGAGGTGCTCGCCGCCCAGCACGCCCGGACCCTGGCCGCCCTGCTCGGCGACCTCGCCGCAGGCGGCATGCTCGGCGGGGCCGCCCACGGCACCCGCGTCGCCCTGGTCACCGGGTCCCAGCCGGCCGCCGTGAAGAAGAAGAACCTGCTCGACGCCGCGTCGGGTGCCGCCGGGATCGTCGTCGGCACGCACGCCCTGCTCAGCGCAGGGGTGCAGTTCGCCGAGCTCGGCCTCGTCGTCGTCGACGAGCAGCACCGCTTCGGTGTCGAGCAGCGCGACCTGCTGCGTGCCAAGGCCCGCACCGTCCCGCACCTGCTGGTCATGACCGCCACCCCGATCCCGCGCACCGTCGCCATGACCGTCTTCGGCGACCTCGAGACCTCGACGCTGCGCGAGATCCCCGCCGGGCGCTCCGGCATCACCACCTACGTCGTGCCCGCCCAGAAGCCCGCATGGGTCTCGCGCACCTGGGCCAAGGTGCGCGAGGAGATCGACGCCGGCCGCCAGGCCTACGTCGTCTGCCCGCGGATCACCGGGGACGACTCGTCCGAGGACGACGCGACGCCCGCTCTCGACCCGGCAGCGCTCGCGGGCACCGACGAGGACCGCGACAACCCGGGCGGTCCCGCCGCGTCTGCGGCGAGGTCGCGGACGCCCCTGCGCGCGGTCCTCGAGGTCGCCGCCGAGCTGGCGGCCCTCGAGGTCTTCCGCGGGGTGCGGATCGGCATCCTCCACGGGCAGATGCCCCAGGCTGAGAAGGAGGCTGCCATGGCGGCCTTCACGGCGGGCGAGGTCGACCTCCTCGTGTCGACGACGGTCATCGAGGTCGGGGTCGACGTCCCCCGTGCCACCGCGATGGTCGTGCTCGACGCCGACCGCTTCGGCCTGTCGCAGCTGCACCAGCTGCGTGGGCGGGTCGGGCGTGGGGCCGACGCCGGGATCTGCTTCCTCGTGTCGGAGATGGCCGACGCAGAACCGGCGAAGACCCGCCTCACCACGCTCGCGTCGACTACCGACGGCTTCGAGCTCGCCGCCGCCGACCTCGAGATGCGCAGCGAGGGCGACGTGCTCGGCGCCGCGCAGTCGGGCCGCTCGACGTCGCTCCAGCTGCTGCGCGTGGTCCGCGACACCGCCGTCATCGAGCAGGCCCGCGAGGACGCGGCCGCGGTCGTGGCCGTCGACCCGACGCTCGTCACCCACCCGGTGCTGCTGGCCGAGATCACCGGACGGGTGACGGGGGAGCGGGCGGAGTACCTCGACCGGTCGTGACGCCCGTGCGGCACGACCACGGCCGGCCGCTCGCTAGGCTGGTCCGGTGACTCGGATCGTGGCAGGGCTCGTCGGCGGCAGGAGCCTCGCCGTCCCACCGAAGGGCACCCGCCCGACCAGCGACAGGGTGCGCGAGGCGATCTTCTCGCGGCTCGAGCACTACGAGGTGCTCGACGGCGCCCGCGTGCTCGACCTCTGCGCCGGCTCGGGGGCCCTGGGGCTCGAGGCGGCGAGCCGCGGCGCGTCCGCGGTGGTGCTGGTCGAGGCGGGGAAGGTCGCCGCACAGGTCTGCCAGCAGAACGTCGCGACCCTCGGGCTCTCCGGCGTCCGGGTGGTCGCGGACCGGGCCGAGCGCTTCGTCGCGCAGCCCCCCGCGCAGCCGTGGGACCTGGTGTTCCTCGACCCGCCCTACGACATGAGCGACGCCGACGTCGCGGCGCTGCTCCTCGCGCTCGAGGGGCACGTCTCCGAGGATGCCGTGGTCGTGGTGGAGCGGTCCTCGCGGACCCCGGAGCCGACGTGGCCGGCCTCGTGGCGGCTCATCGTCACGAAGTCCTACGGCGAGACGCTGGTGCACTACGCAGAGCCCGTCGGGGCCGGCGAGGACGACGACGCGCCTGCCTCCGACGACGAGCCCGCCGGCGCCGCGTCCTCCTGAGCTCAGGCGCCGTCGCCCTCCGGCACGTGCGCGCCAGCAGCCGCCCACGCCATGCCGACCGGTACGGACGCGAGGTCTGACGGGTCGACGAGCGCGACGCTCGGTCCGCCGA
This genomic interval carries:
- the rsmD gene encoding 16S rRNA (guanine(966)-N(2))-methyltransferase RsmD, with product MTRIVAGLVGGRSLAVPPKGTRPTSDRVREAIFSRLEHYEVLDGARVLDLCAGSGALGLEAASRGASAVVLVEAGKVAAQVCQQNVATLGLSGVRVVADRAERFVAQPPAQPWDLVFLDPPYDMSDADVAALLLALEGHVSEDAVVVVERSSRTPEPTWPASWRLIVTKSYGETLVHYAEPVGAGEDDDAPASDDEPAGAASS
- a CDS encoding ATP-dependent DNA helicase RecG, giving the protein MSIDHPFTLDEPLTKVFEKRTSNQLAKLGLTTTGDLLRHYPRRYADPGAMSQLSTLVVGEHVTVMAQVVSATVREMRSRGGAMLQAVVSDGTDRLSLTFFAKHPGALRTHESRLKPGRAGLFTGVVSEYRNERQLTHPDYLLPGVDVENEVDALLEVSRLMPIYPATASFASWKIHKCVRQVLDPLHVDDLADPVPADVLGRRNLVPLVQAFRDIHLPESESEWHRGQKRLRYEEAFVLQTALALRRSEAAALEATSRTLVEDGPSILRDFDAALPFTLTTGQREVGDEIAAELAAPHPMQRLLQGEVGSGKTVVALRAMLQVVDAGGQAALLAPTEVLAAQHARTLAALLGDLAAGGMLGGAAHGTRVALVTGSQPAAVKKKNLLDAASGAAGIVVGTHALLSAGVQFAELGLVVVDEQHRFGVEQRDLLRAKARTVPHLLVMTATPIPRTVAMTVFGDLETSTLREIPAGRSGITTYVVPAQKPAWVSRTWAKVREEIDAGRQAYVVCPRITGDDSSEDDATPALDPAALAGTDEDRDNPGGPAASAARSRTPLRAVLEVAAELAALEVFRGVRIGILHGQMPQAEKEAAMAAFTAGEVDLLVSTTVIEVGVDVPRATAMVVLDADRFGLSQLHQLRGRVGRGADAGICFLVSEMADAEPAKTRLTTLASTTDGFELAAADLEMRSEGDVLGAAQSGRSTSLQLLRVVRDTAVIEQAREDAAAVVAVDPTLVTHPVLLAEITGRVTGERAEYLDRS